DNA from Bacillus sp. Marseille-P3661:
ACAGCAGCAATTAAAGCATTTTGTGGGCGTAATGGTGGTGCAACTGTTACATCATCAAATGCTAAAGAAATGATCGAATGGGCGATTACGCAAAAAGAGCGGTTATTATTTCTTCCAGACCAGCATTTAGGACGAAATACAGCATTTGATTTAGGTGTACCATTAGAGCAAATGGCTGTATGGGATCCAATTGAAGAGCGCTTTGAATATGATGGGGATTTAGAAGATATAAAAGTAATCCTTTGGAAAGGACATTGCTCTGTACATGAAAACTTTACGGTAGAAAACATTGAAACTCTTAGAAAAACAAATCCTGATATGAATATCATTGTGCATCCGGAATGCTCACACGAGGTTGTACAGGCATCTGATTATAATGGTTCTACTAAATATATTATTGATACCATAACACAAGCGCCAGCCGGAAGTAAGTGGGCAATAGGTACTGAAATGAATCTTGTTAAAAGAATTATTGATCAACATCCTGATAAGGAAATTGTTTCTTTAAATCCACATATGTGTCCATGCCTAACTATGAATAGAATTGATTTACCGCATTTATTATGGGCGTTAGAGTCTATTGTAAACAATGAGTCGTTAAATACAATTAAA
Protein-coding regions in this window:
- the nadA gene encoding quinolinate synthase NadA, giving the protein MGILDVVASAKTVTIPEHYKTMSVADMENRVREIKEKFGERLFLPCHHYQKDEVVQFADATGDSLQLAQLAEKNKKAEYIVFCGVHFMAETADILTDDEQVVILPDMRAGCSMADMADIDQTERAWKVMNERFGDTVLPLTYVNSTAAIKAFCGRNGGATVTSSNAKEMIEWAITQKERLLFLPDQHLGRNTAFDLGVPLEQMAVWDPIEERFEYDGDLEDIKVILWKGHCSVHENFTVENIETLRKTNPDMNIIVHPECSHEVVQASDYNGSTKYIIDTITQAPAGSKWAIGTEMNLVKRIIDQHPDKEIVSLNPHMCPCLTMNRIDLPHLLWALESIVNNESLNTIKVDAKTAQEAVLALDRMLQRA